Sequence from the Mobula hypostoma chromosome 11, sMobHyp1.1, whole genome shotgun sequence genome:
CACTATctagtgtctgtcagtacctcaCTTTCAAGATGATACATATGCACTCTGTCTCTCAGTCTATGTTGTTAAGTATTGGGTCCAGGGACTGGTGTTCGGAGATGAGACAGTTGGTAATCACTGAACATGAAAAGCTCACCTCCAGCTGTCGGATGTATTTGCCGCTATTGTTGTTCATAGACCTTTTGTGGAAGATGTTGAATGCCTCTATGCTGTTCATATTGTAATTCTCTGTGTGTTTGCTCATAGTAAGACAGCCAGATTCTGAGAATTTTTTAATTTCAGTATCAAAGAATTTCAGGGCTTCATCTACTGCTGCTTGGTTTTCCACCTCCACTAATTTGGTGACACAGCTTTCCACACACGGTAGGACTCCATCTGTCATCATGCTAATGTATGTCTCGGTCATTTCAACAAATCCTGTGTGGGATGTTTCTGGAGGTCAGTGCCTGGAGATCTGATCACACCCTCAATTCTCACTCTCCACATCCCAATGTACCCAACCCATTCTCATTcacttccaatgggatcccacttcCTCCAATTCCCTCTCATCATTCATactcccaatgggatcccaccctgTTCCCATTCAATCCCACAGTCTACACTCCCAATGGGTCCACAACCCCTCGcattcaatcccacagttgatattcccaatgggacctcacccctttcCCGTTCAAAAACACTGTCAACGTTCCCAATAAAAGGATTCCCTTCCGATTGAATCCTACAGTCCAtattcccaatgggaccccacccctttcCCATCAATCCCAGAGTTCGTATTCACAATGGAACCCTACACCTCCTCATTCACTTGTAGTGAACTCCATCTTTTTCCATTCACTCCTACCCTCTGCACACATGCTGgtatcccacagcactccactcaCTCGCAATGGGATCCCAACCACCTCCCATTCGCTTCCCTTGTCACACTTGCAATGGGATCTCAGCCCGTTCTCATTCACTTCCCTTGTACACATTTCCAATGGCATCCAAACCTCTTCCCATTCAATCCCACTGTCTACATTGCCATGTACTCCGATAGTATATTCCCATTCCAGGTGAGTGTtttaggccaagatccttcaccaggactgcaaaggaaggggagaaatcaggattggaaggtgggggaagagaggaagaagtccaaggtggcaggtgataggtgaaaccgggagaggaggagggggtgaagtgaagagatgAGAAGTTGATTTGTGAAACAGACTATGGGTTGAAgttggggaatctgataggagatggcagaagatcatggaagaaagggaagggaaggagaaaccgagggaagtggtgggcaggtaagaagtttgaaaaatcgatgttcatgccatcaggttggagactacccagacagaatataagctggCCTCATCGTGGAACaaagaggtcatggactgacatgtgcaatggaatgggaagtagaattgaaataggtggtcacaaggaaatcccactttttgtggcagacagagtgaaggtgctcaacatgattgcatgaacatcaatttcttgaccTCTGGTAATTCCCCTGCCTCCCcatttccttcaccattccccattcttgtttccctcacacaccttctcttctcacctgcccatcacctccatttGATGCTCcaacccttccctttcttccatgttcttcagtcctctcctatcagattaacccttctccagcctgttatctctttcaccaatcgacttctcaGCTCCTTACTTTAGCACcgtcccctctcccagtttcacctatcacctgccactttgtacttcttccttcttccccctcctccatcttcttattctgataTCTCCCATCcattttctagtcctgatgaaggggcttggcatggaacatcgactgtttactcttttccattggtgttgcctggcctgctgagctcctccagcatttaatgtgtgttgctttagatttccagcatctgcagattttctcatgccaGGTTAGTGTGTTATACTGAAGAGAGGTGGTGAGGTTTTGCCCAGTTACTCACTCCTGCCCATGACCAGCTGACCCCCAACAACTCTTTTGACTTTCTTGTGGGTTTGAATGTAATTGATGAGTTTCTGCCGCTCTGTAACAAAATCCTCATCCAGATCCTTGTCCTCCAATTCCTGAAGCTGCTTGAGTTTCTTCCAGTGTGTGGGAGTGGGAAATGCAAAGCAGCGACGCGAGGGAAAATTATTACGGATACACTTGCGGAGTTCATTATATTTCTTGTCCTGCTCTCTGATCTCACCTGTGAAAAAGAACCAGGAATCAGGCAGGAATCACCCTCACTGAGTCTGTTCTCCCATTCCCAACATGGTGACTGTTAcccacagggctgtggggaggaaTAGGGGAAGGACAGCAAGGAAACAGAGGGGAGGTAGTTTGCGAGATGTGATGGCGAGGGACAGGATGTGTGGGGGGGCATCAAGTGCATTTGTAATTGGGTCATGGGTAACTTGACATGGAGGGGAAGGATGTGACATTGAAAGGGTAGTACAGGGTCATATTGattgagaggtgtgtgtgtgggagagtggcTCCCAGCCAATCAGGTGAGACTCTGATGGGAAGGAGGTGTCAGCTGGGTGGGAATGGTGCATTTTTACCATCGAACCCGAGGATGGTGTATGCCGACATCAGGTTATTGCAGGGAATTGTGAGGTAATTTGAATGTGAACAGGGCAGGGGAATGCAGAGAAAGGGGGGAATGAGAGATGTGAAGGGGCTGGAGAAAGTATGCACAGATAATCAGGTAAGAGCTTACCCCTGTCTTCACCACCCCTCACACATTGTATTCAACCCTGCTCCCTTTATTTTCTGGCTGCTTTCCAAGTTCACTCTGTCTCCTCAGAGACTGGCACTGCCACATACTTACTGCCCTTCAGTTTCAGAATGTGCTCCAGGTACTCATTTGGAGTCGCATCTTTTCCATCAATCTTCATACACAGTGTCAAATCACGGATCACCCAGACAAATTCAGGGAAGAAACGGACAAAGTCCCAACTGTTGCAGCCATCAGGCTGGGACTTCATCAGGATCCACTTAGACAGTTCAGTCACAAAACTGGGGGCAACATCAAGgataaaggaatgaagggttggcAGGAAAATACTGAAGAATgtcggggggagagggggagagggaccaTTCAGTATACAGACCTCCCTCTCAGAAAGAGGGCCAAAATACcaatcagtgtacagatctccctctcaGCGAGAGCGTAACTATGAGACACCAGCCATTGTGGAGATATCTCCCTGAAAGAGAGAGAGTCTTGATGAGTAAAAGGCAAAGCTGTTGGTAGTTGAGAATCCTGGATGGCAAGGATTATTGTAACTCTGGTCATGAAAAGAGGAGATGTCTTGAATCATATGCAGGCAGCTGGGATCAGGTGAATCATTGCATATTTCTAAGAGAATGCCACAGTAAACTCAAAATAGAAATTTGGAGGGCAGAAAAGAGCATGAGATGACTTTAGCTAAGAAAACTAAGGAGAATTCTAATTATTGTTGGACTTTTACATTAAATGTAAGGGCTCCAGGTACCTTTGCACAGCAGAAGGACCTGAGAGTATAGGTGCATAGTTCCTTTAAATGGGAGTTACAAGTAGAGGGAATGGGGGTGTGAGTAAAGTTTGTGAcaggctggccttcatcagttagtGCACTGTTTGATGTGGGCGGTTGAACTCCGATTGTACAAAGCATACTGCATACACTTCTGATCACAGTTATAGCTAAGATGTGATTAAACCAGAAAGAGACCAAAGAAACATTTtgaaagatgttgccaggaatcATGGAAATGAGAGGTTAGACACCGCGACCTtaattctttggagcatagaagattgaggggtgatctcacaGCTGTAACAACAAGATCATGATGGGCATTGATAGGGTCAGTGGTCTTTGTTTGCAACATTGGGGAAATGAAAATTacaggatataatattacagttaCAGTGAAAGGATTAATAAGAACCTGAGATGTACATAGAGGGTGGTGATTATATTGAACCAGCCAGCAGAGGAAGTGGGTGAGGCATGTAAATTAGACACATTTACTAAGTATGTGGACAGGTATGAAGATGACAAGAATTCAGAGGAATATGGGAACCCGACGGAAATGGGATCAGCTTGAGAatacattttatttttcatttttaaaatcttttttattaattattattaaagatcaacaaaaaacaTTAAGCTAATCAAGTCAAtgtgtcaatatgtacaatgaagaattaaattaccaaataactgattaacaaagctaaacaatatatcaataataataaggaaaaataaagtgttaagaattttttttagtaaGAATGGACAAGCATGGCTGAAGGGTTGCTTTCTCTACTGTATAGCTCACTGACTGTATGATTGAGAGACAATGGTCAGTGAACAGATTGTATGCcaaaagaaagggagagagaattgTAACTCTGTGCACAGATATCCCATTGAGAGATACGGGGTTGAGAAAAACCCATCAGTGTACAATCTCTTTCTAAGAGAGTAGGACTGAGAGATATCAGTCACAGCAGATATTCCCAAgagggaggaactgagagacacgtGTCACTGTAGAGATATCACGCTGAAAGtgaaggactgagagacaccagtgaaGGATACTGTAGGTCTTGCAGGGATTGCTGGTCTATGTTTCTTTGACTATTGTAAATGAGGACGCTGCTCAGAAGGATAGCCAGTAAATAGATGGAACGATCATTGTCGATGTCTCCCTGCAGGTAGGACAGACAACCAGTTAGTCAGAGCTCTCGCTCAGAGATCAGTTAGATAGATAACCATCCCATTTCTAGACATTTCTTGCTCAGTGTTTACAGAGGTTGGTGGGTGAGGCTTCCCTCCACAGAATCCTTCCTGCTAATGCCACTAGTGGCAGGTGTATGGCCAAGGAAAGCCTTACAGACTGAGTCTCAGCCAGGGCTCACCACCACAGTGCTGGGGGAGAGCACACTGTCGTGGTACCTTAACATCTGTTTTATTtgggaggatggggaggggaattGGTGTGGTTGGGACAGGGAATTTGGAGTGGGTCTTTGATCACATACAGTTCCAATAGAAAAGATGGCAGAATTCCTCCCTGAAGCTCAGCATTAACCCATGACAATGTTAGTTAATAAATGAACAACTTAATTATGTTTTACTATAAATCTACATTGTAAACAGCATTTAACCATCTAAACTGCCTGTGGTAGGATTTGAACTCTGGTCAGTGGGTTACCCCTTTGGTAATGAAACCACTGTTCTGAGGAGGGGCATAGTTGTGAAGGAAAGACTGACCTTGTCAGGGTCTCCCAGACCCTCAGTGTCCAACAACAAGAGGACCTCATTGGGTCTCTGAGGGAGGGATCGAAACCACATCCAGATTCCTTTGGTGTGAGCCTGTGTGGTTGAATCCACTGAGAAT
This genomic interval carries:
- the LOC134353500 gene encoding guanylate-binding protein 1-like: MLGTRVHDASKQKMEKPLKLVYKKDGKLQLNPEALKVLQSIEDPMVVVAVIGAARTGKSYLMNCLAGDKKGFSVDSTTQAHTKGIWMWFRSLPQRPNEVLLLLDTEGLGDPDKGDIDNDRSIYLLAILLSSVLIYNSQRNIDQQSLQDLHFVTELSKWILMKSQPDGCNSWDFVRFFPEFVWVIRDLTLCMKIDGKDATPNEYLEHILKLKGSEIREQDKKYNELRKCIRNNFPSRRCFAFPTPTHWKKLKQLQELEDKDLDEDFVTERQKLINYIQTHKKVKRVVGGQLVMGRRFVEMTETYISMMTDGVLPCVESCVTKLVEVENQAAVDEALKFFDTEIKKFSESGCLTMSKHTENYNMNSIEAFNIFHKRSMNNNSGKYIRQLEEKMSSTYKSLMVKIKEKLKEECETHLKEVMSSIKENLTSGHYQRPGGFQELKKDLDKSIKEYEERTKNEMEGWAVLTHFLEEEKPRLDHVQEMDSRLTEEQRRVSALEQELSRVKQEMKMMEQKRKAFEECRNKKIIEQIRKRFEQGKKCSVEELKEAMEHMRSEMEKYEVEGRMEDAQRAQQRYEYLKKKYEETTNWSFMTFIRENAENFATLVTAMGTMAQFIASKARK